From Hoeflea sp. 108:
ACGCGTCAAGGCGGTGATGACCAAGACCAAGGCGTCGGAGGTCGACGTCGCCCGGCTGGTGAGGAGCCATCTTCCCGCAAGGCATGTTGCCGCCGCGCGCCCCCTCGCAAGCCCCCTCGCAAGCAAGGTGAAATGATGTCCGCCAGAATTCTTTACGTCGACGACGAAGACGATATCCGCGAAATCGCCCAGATGTCGCTCGAACTCGAGCCCGGCTTCAGCGTGCGTCAATGTTCGTCGGGCAGCGAGGCGCTCGGCGAGGCAGCCGGATGGCAACCCGACCTGATACTGCTCGACGTCATGATGCCGGAAATGGATGGCCCGGAAACGTTGAGGCGATTGGCCGAGCAGCCCTC
This genomic window contains:
- a CDS encoding response regulator produces the protein MMSARILYVDDEDDIREIAQMSLELEPGFSVRQCSSGSEALGEAAGWQPDLILLDVMMPEMDGPETLRRLAEQPSTAAIPVIFITAKTQLHEVERYRSMGAIGVVAKPFDPMKLAAEVKQLLNAHDGRT